The Miscanthus floridulus cultivar M001 chromosome 6, ASM1932011v1, whole genome shotgun sequence genomic interval TGGAGATCACAATCAACACACAACATTCAGGTGAGGAAGATCTGATGCGGAAGGCACATAGTATTCTGATTGTTGAGGATACCATTTCTTCTAGCAAACCGGAAGGTCTTGTTACAATAATACCCACACTGGTAGTACCGGTATTGGTGAGATAGTACTGGGCTAGTATTGTGATTCTTTTCTTGTGCACTAGTGCAGTTTTCCTTTCATGTAAAAAGGCCAATCAATTTGCCGCCCGGTTTTAGCTGTAGCTTGGGAACACTGTaggcttcttcttcttgttttttttttttttttgaggaaaagaGGCTTCTTGTTGTAATACAGTTCGTTCTATTTGTCAATGTTAAGGACTTTCGTCTCGACAGGGACGTTTTGTCAAAGACTGAAATGCAGTAGAACTAGGCATAACTTGAAACCACAAGTCCAAAGCTCAGCAAATTGCAAATTGCAATGCACTTTGCATCGTATCTTCCACGCTTTTGAAACCATCGGTCATAGGTGCGGCCTGGAGTCCTCGTCGACCTATTATTACTTGCAGAGTTACAGGCGTTATTTATTCAGAAATCTTGGGCGATGAATACGGTCACCAGGCTGTCACAAATTAGGTCCAGCGGCTGCAGTGCAAGCATGCCGTTGAGGCAAAATAGCGGGACCACGCACAACGGCAAAAGCTGGACGAGGAGGTCGGGTGGCCGGCGCGGCCCAACAGGCAGACGAACGAACCCGACGATCAGCCCGGAATCTTCGAGTCTGACTAGTCAGCCTCCGACACCCAACGCGCCCCTCCCTCGCCTGCTCTTTACGTTCTAGTTAACCAATTGTCTCCACGTACaacgtactccctctgtccaggcGTTCCAATCAACCAATTGTCTCCATGTACATCGTACTCACTCCGTCCAGACGTTGGATCCGTACCGACAACCAAATTTAGTACTGACAACCAAATTTATagcaaatagtattaatatttatatctctaaataaatttattataaaaatatattttataactaatctaataatactaattttgcatcagaaatgttagtattttttatataattttgatcaaaattTAAACAGATTGACTTCTCGACAAGCGAGAATTACATTTttttagacggagggagtacagtAGTAGTTCAGCGAACACAAGTGGTATCAAGTTTTATGCGTGCCGAACATTGCATATATACTGATACATCTATTTTCTTAGTCTCTGACATACTCCCACCTCCCCACCTTTGATTATTTTCATGAACATTGTTTTGTGGCACCGTATGCGTACAATGATAGGCGTCCATCTAGTCTGGACAGACCCGCACACGCAACGACTCGACCGAGCGCGATTCCATCCCGCGACCCCCTGCGCCCACTTGCTCGTTTTGCTCGCCCGCTCCCCCCTCCCCGCTCCTCCTCACCCACTCgctgccgcgccgcgcgccgTTCTCCGGGCCACCCTCGGGACGGACGCCGCACCCGCGCGCCAGGTCGCTGCTAGCCCTCCCTTGCTTCGTGACCTCCATGCGACTCccaccggagacgaggacgaTGGCGGTGACTCCGACGAGGTAGGTCAGTCATtttctggatctgagccctcctcctccactGGATCTGAgcgctcctccaccacctcctcctccggatCTGAGGGAcgtggcggtggctagggttcggaCGAGCTTTGGGGTCCTATTCCCTCTTCCCTTCGGCGAGCTCGAAGGTGATGGGACAGGGGTTGTTTTGTACACTTTTTTGCTGTTTCTCTCGTGTTGCAATGgtttttttttatgttgcaacagatgattttcgCATGTTGCAATGGGATTTTTGGGTCATTGCAACAAAcgtttttgcgatgttgcagtacataattttttATGTTGAAGCACATAATTTTTGATGTTGCAACAcatgtttttcgatgttgcagtatatgtttttcgatgttgcaaTTTCGATGTTGCAGTTTATGTTTTTCAATGTCGCACTACATATTTTTGTGATGTTACAATATTTATATCCCGATGTCGCACTACATAGTTTCTCTATATGTTTTGCAATGTTGCACTTGAAGTGTTTCATGCTCTTTTTGGGTCAGGGGCACGATGGGGGAATGGGGTGCGTTGGGGAACGGGGAAAGGGACGCGGTGGGGAGCGAAGGTCAGGGGCGGGTCCGTTCTATTCCGTTCTATACGCGGGGGCGAGCAGGGTTCCGTTCTATTCCACGTGGGGGGCGGGTGGGCTTTGGGAAGGGACCGGCGTCCGGACGCACTCTCGCGCTGCACGTCCGGGTGCTAGAGTCATTGATAACGGATGGAAATGGATATATCAGAAGTGAAACATCATCCTCTCCAAGCTGCCTAATTTTTCAGCACTATTATCGTCGACGAGACGAGGAGGATCGGAGATAAGGCAAACGCGGAGGATTAGAGGTGGACCAAGGATGTGACGGGTGACAGCTTTGCCTATGGAAACCGTTGAACGTCGTCTTGGCAGATCTGACATGCGACGGCGAATCCAGCTCGTCGGAATCTTCAGCCATCAACCGATGGTTATATGAGTCTCACCGGCGACGTGCGAGCCTCGTCTTGGAGCGACCACTCACCATCAGTCCCCGCCCTGTGCGCAGCCGGCCAGCCCACCTAGTCCTAATTAAACGAGGCTCATCCCATGGCAAATCGCATCTGCATGGTCCGGTCAAACGAGGGAGGCAGACAGGCAGTACTGTCTGGCACAGCCGTTGGCCctcctcctcgctcctcggtaccCACTCGCTGCCGCGCCGCGCACCATTCTCCCGTGTTGCAATGGATTTTTTTTTGAGATGTTGTAATAGATGATTTTCGTATGTTGCAATGGGATTTTTGGGTCGTTGCAACAAACATTTTTGCGATGTTGTAGTGTATAATTTTTGATGTTGCAGCAcatgtttttcgatgttgcagttcATGTTTTTCAATGTTGCACTATATATTTTTACGATGTTACAATATTTATATCCCAATGTTGCACTATATAGTTTCTCCATATGTTTTGCAACGTTGCACTTGAAGTGTTTCATGTTCTTTTTGTGACAGGGGTGCGATGGGGAATGGGGTGCGTTGGGGAACGGGGGATAGGGGCGCGGTGGGGAGCGGAGGATAGAGGCTGGTCCGTTCTATTCCGTTCTATACGCGGGGGGCGAGCAGGGTTCCGTTCTATTCCACGTGGGGGCGGGTGGGCTTTGGGAAGGGACTGGCGTCCGAACGCACTCTCGCACCACAAGTCCGGACGCTAGAGTCATTGATAACGGATGGAAATGGATATATCAGAAGTGAAACATCATCGTGTCCTGCCTAATTTTTCAGCACGATTGTCATCGACAAGAAGACGAGGATCGGAGACAACGCAGACGCGGAGGATTGGAGGAGGACCAACGATGTGACAGGTGACGGCTTTCAGccagttcgcttgttggtttcagccggaGCTTATCAGCCAtgttacagtatttttctctcacaacaaaccaacatcAGTCGGGCTTAtaagcccagaaaccaaccagcgattAGAGTGTTTGCCTATGGAAACCGTTGAACGTCGTCTTGGCAGATCTGACTTGCGACGGCGAGTCCAGCTCGTCGGAATCTTCAGCCGTCGACCGATGGTTATATGAGTCTCGCCGGCGGCGTGAGAGCCTCGTCTTGGAGCGACCACTCGCCATCAGTCCCCGGCCTGTGCGCAGCCGGCCAGCCCACCTAGTCCTAATTAAACGAGGCTCATCCCATGGCAAATCGCATCTGCATGGTCCTGTCAAACGAGGGAGGCAGACAGGCAGTACTGCCTGGCGCAGCCGTTGGCCCTCCTCCATACCCACTCACTGCCGCACCGCGCACCATTCTCCCGtgttgcaattagttttttttttacgtTGCAATAGATGATTTTCGTATGTTGCATTGGGATTTTTGGGTCGTTGCAACAAACGTTTTTACGATATTGTAgtacataattttcgatgttgtagcacatgtttttcgatgttgcagttcATGTTTTTCAATGTTGCACTGTATATTTTTACGATGTTACAGTATTTATATcccgatgttgcactacatagtttctccatatgttttgcaatgttgCACTTGAAGTGTTTCACGCTCTTTTTTGGACAGGGGCGCGAGCACATCACCTATCATTAATAAATAATCAGCAAGCTGGTGATGAGACGCACAAGATGTCAAACATGAGCTTTGATACTTTTGATGGAGCGCCCCTTTTCTAAATTAAACCACCCAAACAAAACCTGTTAATTCCTATAGGTCTTCTTTTTAATCACGGAGGTCGATCGTCAGAAAGATGGCGTATGAGTCACGTCGGAGACCATTTAGTTTCTATGTTTATTATTAGCTAGATTTAGGAGTGTTTTGTTTCTTTGCGATTTAGTTGTGCTGTTTTATCATTTGGAAAATAGCCTTTTCAGCCTTTTTAAGAAAGAAGATACCAGCTTGAAATACAGCCCACTAGACGTGTTGTTTTTGGTTTTCCAGGCAATACAATCTTGATGAAAGAGCAGCTCTTGCTTATGTGGTTCAGAAAACGAGAGAGTACGAGAGAATAGCTAACATGCATGCGTTCAATGCTGCCAGAAATGCATGTGTTGTGGTCATATTTTGTACTTTTGACCGGAGGGTATTGCAAGTCAAGTTTTATTCATTTTGGGTATATATAGCACAAACTTATCGTAGAATTTGTGTGGTGTAGCAGATGCATATCTTTGTCCCCTGATGATCCGCTCTTATTGTATCTAGTCAGATAACTTGACGAATGAATAGCCACTGTATCTGTATGGCTACCTGTGCTGTAGCCTGAAGCTTGGTATGCTCAGACGCTGCCCTTCACCTGGCTGCTGTAGTTGTTCTGCACGTCGTAGAAGCGGTTCCACACCATGATGCCGCCGTACTTGCCAACGCCCTGGATGGCGGGGATCACCGTGCCCGTCAGCGTGCCGGGATCGATGTACCCGCTGCCGGCGGCCTGGGTCGACGCCGGCACGCCGAGGTAGAAGCTCCCCGCCGTGACGCTGCTGGTCCACGTGCTCCAGGCGTTCACCAGGTTGGTGTCGTCGCCGTTGGCGTACGCGCACCCGGGGTTGTTGTAGAACTGGATCCACACGTTGTCGAACTGCCCCGTCTGCAGCGCGGGCCCCAGCGACGCGTCCGGGTAGGGGCACTGCGGCGCCGCCGACAGCAGCACGCTCCCTTTGCCCTTGAGCGCGTTCGCCAGGTCGTCGTAGTGCGCCGACTGCCCGTTCTCGATGTCGAAGTCGACGCcgtcgagcacggcggcgccgagCGGGCGGGTCGAGCCGTCGCTGCCGCCCAGGTAGCTGTTCCACAGGTAGTCGGCCACGCTGTTGGCGTCGTCGGTGGAGGAGAGGCCGTAGCTGCCGGTGGCGCCGCCGATGGAGAGGAGCACCTTGATGCCCTGCGACTGGCAGCTTTGGATGTCGCTGCTCAGGCCCGTGCAGCCGCCGGAGCCCGGGTCACAGTGCCCGGCGAGGTTCAGGACCGGGGTCTGTCCGTTGCCGAAGGTCGTGAGGAACGCGAGGATGACGTAGGCGTAGAGCCCGGAGTTGCAGGTGTCCGCCAGGGTGCCTTCGTTGCCGTTCTGGCCCCAGTACACGGCGATATTGCCAGCACTGGTGCTGCCAACCATGGTAGCAACGAGGAGAAGGGCCAGAACAGGAGGCCACTTGAGATTAGCCGCCATGTCAGTTGCTTAGTGGTCTCGTTCGATGATGAGACGAGAGTAAGCTTCAGCTGGTTCAGAGAACTACTATGTGTAGCATTCCTAGCTACTTGCTTTGGCTTTTGGTGCCTTGGTTGGTGGTGAAGTAGTGGTAGCATGGAACCCTTTATATAGGCGTGGATCGTTGAATTGTTCCAAGGAGATAGGCAGAGGGAACTAGCACGTTGACCTGCATGTCCCCTCTTGGAAGATTTGAGCATTCACAATTGACTTGCTGCTAGACTTTGTAGTAATTCAGATGTACTTTGTGGAAAATCGTAATTGTTGGCCAAGTACATCTTTTTTCTTTGATAAGTGATAAGGGGCCGGGGCAAGTAAAAGTACATCTTGACGAGAGGTTCCATCTTTCATTTTTTTACATTTCAATTCTAAAGTGAGTTTTTAGTATGGACGTATGCTACTCTAATATCCAATTCCAATCCATCGAGATTTGTGCCAAGTGTAGTGTCTCTAGCGTTTCTTGGGTTTATTTTTCATCTAATTATTTAGACACATGTATACTGTGCATCTTCGAGCTCCTTAAAATAACTTGCTAATTCTTTTTccgacaaaaagaaaaaaaaaagccatCCAACGAT includes:
- the LOC136458653 gene encoding acidic endochitinase-like, with the protein product MAANLKWPPVLALLLVATMVGSTSAGNIAVYWGQNGNEGTLADTCNSGLYAYVILAFLTTFGNGQTPVLNLAGHCDPGSGGCTGLSSDIQSCQSQGIKVLLSIGGATGSYGLSSTDDANSVADYLWNSYLGGSDGSTRPLGAAVLDGVDFDIENGQSAHYDDLANALKGKGSVLLSAAPQCPYPDASLGPALQTGQFDNVWIQFYNNPGCAYANGDDTNLVNAWSTWTSSVTAGSFYLGVPASTQAAGSGYIDPGTLTGTVIPAIQGVGKYGGIMVWNRFYDVQNNYSSQVKGSV